The Nocardia sp. BMG51109 nucleotide sequence CCTGGCCGCGATCATCGGCCGGATGCGCGCGCGCATCGACACCACCGACAAGGCCGACCCGGTAACCCAGGATCTGTTCCTGGACATCACCGCGCGGCTGGAGCAGCTGCATTGGATGTGGGAGGCCCAGCAAAGCTGAGAATTTGCTGAACGGTCGGCCGAGCGCCGCCGCGACCAGCGCGGTAGCGTGCCGATCATGACGACCAACCCCACGGAGGCGCCCGGCGCGCCACCCCTCGCGTCCGCCGGCGAGGAAGGTTACAAGCGCGGGTTGAACCCGCGCACGATTCAGATGATCGCGATCGGCGGCGCGATCGGCACCGGTTTGTTCTATGGTGCGGGTGGCGCCATCGAGCAGGCCGGTCCGGCGTTGATCCTGTGTTATCTGGCGGCCGGGCTGGCTATTTTCGTGATCATGCGGGCGCTGGGTGAGTTGCTGACCTATCGGCCGGTGTCGGGGAGTTTCGCCGAGTACGCCAACGAGTTCCTGGGCCGTTTCGCGGGTTTCGTGACCGGCTGGACGTACTGGGCGGTGTGGGTGGCTACCTGTATGGCCGAGATCACGGTCGCGGGCAAGTATGTGAAGTATTGGTTCGCGGTGCCGGAGTGGCTGACCGCGCTGGTGGTGCTCGGTATTTTGTTCGCGGCGAACCTGATCTCGGTGAAGCTGTTCGGTGAGGGCGAGTTCTGGTTCTCCGCGATCAAGATCGTCGCTATCGCGGGGATGATCCTGATCGGGCTGGGTGTGCTGATCTTCGGGTTCGGCAACACCGACCACTCCACGGTGACCAACCTGTGGGACGACGGGGGCGTGTTCCCGACCGGGTACGGGCAGGCGTTGCTGGCGTTGCAGATCGTGGTGTTCGCCTATGTCGGTGTGGAACTGGTGGGGGTGACCGCGGGTGAGGCGGCCGAGCCGCGCAAGACGCTGCGCAAGGCGATCAACACGCTGCCGCTGCGGATCGGCCTGTTCTATGTGGGTGCGCTGATCATCATCATGTCGGTGGTGAGCTGGACCCAGTTCGAGGACGGCACCAGCCCGTTCGTGGAGGTGTTCTCCCGCATCGGGATTCCGGGCGCGGCCGGTCTGATCAACTTCGTGCTGCTGACCGCGGCGCTGTCGTCGTGCAACTCGGGGATCTACTCGACCGGGCGGATGCTGCGCAGCCTGTCGCTGCGCGACGAGGCGCCGGCCGCACTGTCCGGGCTGAGTAGCCGGCAGGTGCCCTACGGCGGCATCGTGGTGTCGGCGGCGATGATGGTGATCGGTGTGGTCGTGAACGTGGTCTCGCCGGACAAGGCGTTCAGTTACATCACCTCCGTCAGCACCATGGGCATCATCTTCGTGTGGGGGATGATCCTGGTCTGCCACTTCCTGTACCGGGCCAAGGTGCGGCGCGGTGACCTGCCCGCCGCCGACTACCGGCTGCCCGGCGCCCCGCTCACCAGCACCCTCGCGCTGGCGTTCCTCGGGCTGGTCGTGGTGCTGCTGTTCTTCACCGACAGCGGCCGCACCGCCCTGATCGTCGGCCTCGTCTGGGGCGTACTCGTCTGCGCGGGATACCCACTGATGAACACCCTCGCCCGCCGCCGCGCCGCCGCGGTCCCGGCCCGGTAGCGACCGCGGGAGCGTCGTGCCCGGATGCCGGTTCGGGCACGACGCTCCGGCGAGCCTTCGATTCTCAGGCGCCGGCCGTTCCGGCGGCGATCGCGAGGTAGGCCAGCGTGACGGTCATCAGGAACCATCCCGCGCCCTGCCAGATCGGCCACGCCCGGTGCCGCTTCCACACCCGGTAGGTGGCG carries:
- a CDS encoding amino acid permease, yielding MTTNPTEAPGAPPLASAGEEGYKRGLNPRTIQMIAIGGAIGTGLFYGAGGAIEQAGPALILCYLAAGLAIFVIMRALGELLTYRPVSGSFAEYANEFLGRFAGFVTGWTYWAVWVATCMAEITVAGKYVKYWFAVPEWLTALVVLGILFAANLISVKLFGEGEFWFSAIKIVAIAGMILIGLGVLIFGFGNTDHSTVTNLWDDGGVFPTGYGQALLALQIVVFAYVGVELVGVTAGEAAEPRKTLRKAINTLPLRIGLFYVGALIIIMSVVSWTQFEDGTSPFVEVFSRIGIPGAAGLINFVLLTAALSSCNSGIYSTGRMLRSLSLRDEAPAALSGLSSRQVPYGGIVVSAAMMVIGVVVNVVSPDKAFSYITSVSTMGIIFVWGMILVCHFLYRAKVRRGDLPAADYRLPGAPLTSTLALAFLGLVVVLLFFTDSGRTALIVGLVWGVLVCAGYPLMNTLARRRAAAVPAR